A genomic region of Papaver somniferum cultivar HN1 chromosome 7, ASM357369v1, whole genome shotgun sequence contains the following coding sequences:
- the LOC113292713 gene encoding uncharacterized protein LOC113292713: MFTRFSRVSNGGGGEGGVITQMVRYFSKKRAEDVRRINPKVPIPEAAAISQNLYQVIKDHGPLNISSTWSHAQEAAVDGINSKTHMKLLLKWMRGRNMLKLLCHQVGSHKKFYYTTLPEDPNSAEAKNILAMKLETEKNPAKRNTNKKKKKKLRKTKG; the protein is encoded by the exons ATGTTTACGCGGTTCAGCAGAGTTAGTAATGGCGGAGGAGGAGAAGGAGGAGTGATTACTCAAATGGTAAGGTATTTTTCAAAAAAGAGAGCAGAAGATGTGAGAAGAATAAACCCTAAAGTACCAATACCAGAGGCAGCTGCTATTTCTCAGAATCTTTATCAAGTTATTAAAGATCACGGCCCCCTCAATATCTCCAGCACTTGGTCCCATGCCCAG GAAGCTGCTGTAGATGGAATTAACAGTAAAACACACATGAAGCTTTTGCTGAAATGGATGAGAGGAAGGAATATGCTGAAGCTGTTGTGCCACCAGGTTGGTTCCCATAAGAAATTCTACTACACTACTCTACCTGAAGACCCTAACAGTGCTGAAGCAAAGAATATCCTTGCAATGAAGCTGGAGACGGAGAAGAATCCAGCAAAAAGAAAtacgaacaaaaagaaaaagaaaaagcttCGTAAAACCAAGGGGTGA
- the LOC113297507 gene encoding UNC93-like protein 1, translating into MGEEYARDAETGETQFRQKTRFRYNSPLVQVCMIGLVCFCCPGMFNALSGMGGGGQVDHTAVNNANTALYTTFAVFGILGGGIYNILGPRYTLFAGCSTYVLYAGAFLYYNHYKHQAFAIVAGAILGFGAGLLWAGQGAIMTSYPPQDRKGTYIAIFWSIFNMGGVIGGLIPFVMNYNRTEAVSVNDGTYIDFMFFMAIGTVLTLGILPPSRVVRDDGSRCTNIKYSKVTTELIEILKLFLNWKMLLLVPASLASNFFYSYQFNNVNGLLFNLRTSGLNNMFYWGAQMLGSVGIGYIFDYSFESRRKRGFIGIGVVALLSTGIWAGGLANQLTYSAEDLPEKLDFKISGSRFAGPFVLYFSYGLLDAMFQSTVYWVIGALADDSETLSRYAGFYKGIQSAGGAAAWQIDAHKVSLIGQLIINWSLTTISYPLLVLLVMLAVKDKNEVEDGATKGSAVTSSSLSNGNEGNGK; encoded by the exons ATGGGAGAAGAGTATGCTAGAGATGCAGAAACAGGGGAAACCCAATTTCGACAAAAGACTCGTTTTAGATACAATTCCCCATTGGTACAAGTTTGTATGATTGGTTTAGTTTGTTTTTGTTGTCCTGGTATGTTCAATGCATTATCAGGAATGGGAGGTGGTGGTCAAGTTGATCATACAGCAGTAAATAATGCAAATACAGCCTTGTATACAACCTTTGCAGTTTTTGGTATTCTTGGTGGTGGAATTTACAATATTCTTGGACCAAGATACACTCTTTTTGCTGGTTGTTCTACTTATGTTTTATACGCAGGTGCATTTCTTTACTATAATCATTACAAGCACCAAGCTTTTGCTATTGTTGCTGGTGCTATTTTGGGTTTTGGTGCTGGCCTTCTTTGGGCTGGTCAAGGTGCTATTATGACTTCATATCCTCCTCAAGATAGGAAAGGCACTTATATTGCAATCTTTTGGAGTATTTTCAACATGGGTGGTGTTATTG GTGGGTTAATTCCATTTGTGATGAATTACAACAGGACGGAGGCTGTTTCAGTTAATGATGGAACTTATATTGATTTCATGTTCTTTATGGCAATTGGTACTGTTCTCACCTTGGGAATTTTACCACCTAGTCGTGTTGTTCGTGACGATGGTAGTCGTTGTACTAACATCAAGTATTCCAAAGTTACGACTGAACTGATTGAGATTTTGAAATTGTTCttgaattggaaaatgctccTTCTGGTTCCAGCTTCCTTGGCTAGTAACTTCTTTTACAGTTATCAGTTCAACAATGTAAATGGTCTTTTGTTTAATTTGAGAACTAGTGGGTTGAATAACATGTTCTACTGGGGAGCACAAATGTTGGGATCAGTTGGAATCGGCTACATATTTGATTATAGTTTCGAGAGCCGAAGGAAGAGGGGTTTCATCGGAATTGGTGTTGTTGCTTTGCTTAGTACGGGCATTTGGGCAGGAGGACTTGCCAACCAATTGACATACTCAGCTGAAGATTTACCAGAAAAGTTAGATTTCAAGATTTCGGGAAGTAGGTTCGCAGGACCTTTTGTGTTGTATTTCAGTTACGGATTGCTGGATGCAATGTTTCAGTCGACGGTTTATTGGGTAATTGGTGCTTTGGCAGACGATTCTGAAACCCTTAGTAG GTATGCTGGGTTCTATAAAGGAATTCAGAGTGCTGGAGGTGCAGCTGCATGGCAAATTGATGCACACAAAGTCTCCTTGATAGGACAGTTGATTATAAATTGGTCTCTCACCACCATAAGTTATCCATTGTTGGTGCTACTAGTTATGTTGGCTGTGAAGGACAAAAACGAAGTTGAGGATGGAGCAACAAAAGGTTCTGCTGTGACGTCTTCATCCCTTTCTAACGGAAATGAGGGCAATGGAAAATGA